A single genomic interval of Arctopsyche grandis isolate Sample6627 chromosome 8, ASM5162203v2, whole genome shotgun sequence harbors:
- the LOC143915370 gene encoding trypsin-7-like, giving the protein MNFHLNIILFATIISFTQNALSYPTTIELKGQKDDHRIVGGQNTTIDKHPHMLSMQYFSNHMCGASVLSKTWALTAAHCFGATDPLMDFLTVRAATSFHGQGGIQHKVKTIIRHEDYLGYDNDIALLELKDPLEFNNMIQPIKIPKQNEFLKPGIIAVAIGWGKTENDDYLSAQLQEVYLFTISEEICMELYSDQFTRNMMCAHYPLGGKDSCTNDSGGPLVVGDTQIGIVSWGPSPCGNSIYPGVYTKVSSFSTWINCYTGI; this is encoded by the exons ATGAATTTTCatcttaatattattttattcgcaACAATAATAAGCTTTACCCAAAACGCATTATCAT ATCCGACTACAATCGAACTAAAGGGTCAAAAAGATGATCATAGAATCGTCGGCGGTCAAAACACTACAATTGACAAACATCCTCATATG CTATCCATGCAATACTTCAGCAACCACATGTGTGGTGCTTCGGTACTGAGCAAAACATGGGCTTTGACAGCGGCCCACTGCTTTGGAGCCACTGATCCTTTAATGGATTTTCTGACGGTAAGAGCTGCTACTTCGTTCCATGGCCAGGGTGGTATTCAACACAAAGTAAAAACCATCATACGTCATGAGGATTATTTGGGATACGACAACGACATTGCCCTACTTGAG tTAAAAGACCCTCTAGAATTCAATAATATGATACaaccaataaaaattccaaaacaAAACGAGTTTTTAAAACCAGGAATCATTGCAGTCGCAATCGGATGGGGAAAAACTGAA aaCGATGATTATTTATCGGCACAGCTACAagaagtatatttatttactatttctgAAGAAATTTGTATGGAACTATACAGCGATCAATTTACTAGAAATATGATGTGCGCACACTATCCACTAGGGGGAAAAGACTCTTGCACG aATGATTCTGGAGGACCCTTAGTGGTGGGAGACACGCAAATCGGCATTGTGTCGTGGGGTCCATCACCTTGCGGCAATTCTATATATCCCGGAGTATATACTAAAGTGTCGAGCTTTTCAACATGGATTAATTGTTACACAGGGATTTAA
- the LOC143916211 gene encoding trypsin-1-like isoform X1, protein MIELAIVVFSCLVAVSHTAPQSKLMSPTIIGGQIARMEDFKYIASLRKYGMHHCGAAVLNTKWALTASHCFYDQEFDEYSLRTGSADLIENGEYYELEKFIIHENYDPNTLNNDVALVNVKKSMKFDEYTFPIPLPSLKFKILDGEMSTVAGWGYINEGGPVSMVLQMVRIPIMNQGKCSSMYSQYNNITDSMLCAGREEGQKDACQGDSGGPLAVRGVLAGVVSWGRGCARPNSPGVYADVQHFVDWIQEHINPIESMPVNHAQLLTITSMNATFIVQNL, encoded by the exons ATGATCGAACTAGCGATTGTGGTGTTTTCGTGCCTCGTCGCAGTTTCTCATACTG CGCCGCAGAGCAAACTGATGAGTCCTACCATAATAGGCGGGCAAATTGCGAGGATGGAAGACTTCAAATATATAGCATCGTTGAGAAAATATGGGATGCACCACTGCGGAGCTGCAGTTCTCAATACCAAATGGGCATTAACTGCATCACATTGCTTTTACGA TCAAGAGTTCGACGAATATTCCTTAAGGACAGGCTCTGCCGATTTAATAGAAAACGGTGAATATTACGAGCTGGAAAAATTTATCATACACGAAAACTACGATCCAAACACATTGAACAACGATGTAGCGTTAGTAAAC GTGAAGAAAAGTATGAAATTTGACGAATACACATTTCCTATTCCGTTGCCGAGTTTGAAGTTCAAAATTCTCGATGGGGAAATGTCAACTGTCGCAGGATGGGGATATATAAAC gAAGGAGGACCGGTATCTATGGTGTTGCAAATGGTACGTATACCGATCATGAATCAAGGCAAATGTTCAAGTATGTACAGCCAATACAACAATATCACAGATTCGATGCTCTGTGCCGGACGAGAAGAAGGACAAAAAGATGCCTGTCAG ggTGATTCTGGTGGTCCTTTGGCAGTGAGAGGAGTCCTTGCAGGTGTTGTATCTTGGGGTAGAGGCTGTGCCCGTCCCAATTCTCCCGGAGTGTATGCAGATGTTCAACACTTTGTCGATTGGATTCAAGAACATATTAATCCAATAGAGTCCATGCCCGTCAACCATGCCCAGCTCTTAACCATCACATCCATGAATGCAACTTTTATTGTTCAAAatctatga
- the LOC143916211 gene encoding trypsin-1-like isoform X2 produces MRDLHQQSVECAHSAPQSKLMSPTIIGGQIARMEDFKYIASLRKYGMHHCGAAVLNTKWALTASHCFYDQEFDEYSLRTGSADLIENGEYYELEKFIIHENYDPNTLNNDVALVNVKKSMKFDEYTFPIPLPSLKFKILDGEMSTVAGWGYINEGGPVSMVLQMVRIPIMNQGKCSSMYSQYNNITDSMLCAGREEGQKDACQGDSGGPLAVRGVLAGVVSWGRGCARPNSPGVYADVQHFVDWIQEHINPIESMPVNHAQLLTITSMNATFIVQNL; encoded by the exons CGCCGCAGAGCAAACTGATGAGTCCTACCATAATAGGCGGGCAAATTGCGAGGATGGAAGACTTCAAATATATAGCATCGTTGAGAAAATATGGGATGCACCACTGCGGAGCTGCAGTTCTCAATACCAAATGGGCATTAACTGCATCACATTGCTTTTACGA TCAAGAGTTCGACGAATATTCCTTAAGGACAGGCTCTGCCGATTTAATAGAAAACGGTGAATATTACGAGCTGGAAAAATTTATCATACACGAAAACTACGATCCAAACACATTGAACAACGATGTAGCGTTAGTAAAC GTGAAGAAAAGTATGAAATTTGACGAATACACATTTCCTATTCCGTTGCCGAGTTTGAAGTTCAAAATTCTCGATGGGGAAATGTCAACTGTCGCAGGATGGGGATATATAAAC gAAGGAGGACCGGTATCTATGGTGTTGCAAATGGTACGTATACCGATCATGAATCAAGGCAAATGTTCAAGTATGTACAGCCAATACAACAATATCACAGATTCGATGCTCTGTGCCGGACGAGAAGAAGGACAAAAAGATGCCTGTCAG ggTGATTCTGGTGGTCCTTTGGCAGTGAGAGGAGTCCTTGCAGGTGTTGTATCTTGGGGTAGAGGCTGTGCCCGTCCCAATTCTCCCGGAGTGTATGCAGATGTTCAACACTTTGTCGATTGGATTCAAGAACATATTAATCCAATAGAGTCCATGCCCGTCAACCATGCCCAGCTCTTAACCATCACATCCATGAATGCAACTTTTATTGTTCAAAatctatga
- the LOC143915371 gene encoding trypsin 5G1-like, with the protein MMTVLGWGFTKEKGSPSEHLRSVGLPVFPHEECKKIYANVLNVTSEMICLGFTDGGQDACIVDSGGPLVKNGTVFGLVSWGWGCGRSRHPGVYTDLSTPHLLAWIKTVIQYKIELKN; encoded by the exons ATGATGACCGTCCTAGGATGGGGATTTACGAAG gagAAAGGATCGCCTTCAGAACACTTGAGGAGCGTAGGACTTCCTGTGTTTCCTCACGAagagtgtaaaaaaatatatgcaaacgTTTTGAATGTCACTTCAGAAATGATATGCTTGGGATTTACAGATGGCGGTCAAGATGCTTGCATT GTCGACTCCGGAGGACCTCTGGTGAAGAATGGGACAGTTTTCGGGTTGGTTTCGTGGGGATGGGGGTGTGGTAGATCCCGTCATCCTGGCGTCTACACCGATCTCTCCACACCCCACCTATTAGCGTGGATAAAAACcgttattcaatataaaattgagttgaaaaattaa
- the LOC143915534 gene encoding trypsin-2-like has product MVRSCAGLRGRGGIEHSVRQQLKHPQFVMNVNDNDIALLMVYPTFRYSRAVRPIRLPEVSSRPQVGEYVSAYGWGYTKETGDPSEYLRYVSIPVFPHEECAEIYRSILNVTYQMICAGFRDGGRDACVLDSGGPLVWNGRLQGLVSWGYGCARTLRPGVYTDLSAPQIQNWILSVIQL; this is encoded by the exons ATGGTAAGATCATGTGCTGGTTTGAGAGGAAGAGGTGGAATAGAACATTCGGTTCGACAACAATTAAAGCATCCTCAATTCGTAATGAATGTGAACGATAACGACATTGCTCTACTTAtg gtatatCCCACATTTAGATATTCAAGAGCCGTTAGACCGATTAGACTACCAGAGGTTAGCTCTCGTCCACAAGTAGGAGAGTATGTTAGCGCTTACGGTTGGGGCTATACGAAG GAAActggagatccatctgaatatCTTCGATACGTTAGTATTCCTGTATTTCCTCATGAAGAGTGTGCCGAAATATACAGATCAATTTTAAACGTCACATACCAAATGATATGCGCTGGATTTAGAGACGGTGGAAGAGACGCTTgtgtt TTGGATTCTGGAGGTCCTCTGGTGTGGAACGGCCGTCTTCAAGGACTCGTATCTTGGGGTTATGGTTGTGCGCGAACCCTTCGTCCTGGAGTATATACGGATCTTTCGGCACCCCAAATTCAAAATTGGATTCTGTCAGTAATTCAATTATAa